One genomic segment of Protaetiibacter intestinalis includes these proteins:
- the argF gene encoding ornithine carbamoyltransferase, producing MTRHFLRDDDLSQAEQTEILDLAEAVKADRWGRTPLAGPQTVAVIFDKSSTRTRVSFAVGIADLGGSPLIISTANSQLGGKETPSDTARVLERMVSAIVWRTYAQAGLEEMAAGTRVPVVNALSDDFHPCQLLADLLTIREHKGQLAGLTVTFLGDGASNMAHSYLLAGATAGMHVRVASPEEFSPADAVVADADRRAAETGGSVTIFTDPVEAVAGADVVVTDTWVSMGKEEEKAHRVATFGGYQVTEELMATAKADAIFLHCLPADRGYEVAPEVIDGPQSVIWDEAENRLHAQKALLVWLLERAG from the coding sequence ATGACCCGCCACTTCCTGCGCGACGACGACCTGAGCCAGGCCGAGCAGACCGAGATCCTCGACCTCGCCGAGGCAGTCAAGGCCGACCGCTGGGGCCGCACGCCGCTCGCCGGGCCGCAGACGGTCGCGGTGATCTTCGACAAGTCCTCCACGCGCACGCGGGTGAGCTTCGCGGTCGGCATCGCCGACCTCGGCGGCAGCCCGCTCATCATCTCGACCGCCAACAGCCAGCTCGGCGGCAAGGAGACCCCCTCCGACACGGCCCGCGTGCTCGAGCGCATGGTGTCGGCGATCGTCTGGCGCACCTACGCCCAGGCGGGCCTCGAGGAGATGGCGGCGGGCACCCGGGTGCCGGTCGTCAACGCGCTCTCCGACGACTTCCACCCCTGCCAGCTGCTCGCCGACCTGCTCACCATCCGCGAGCACAAGGGGCAGCTCGCGGGCCTCACGGTGACGTTCCTCGGCGACGGGGCGAGCAACATGGCCCACAGCTACCTGCTCGCCGGCGCGACGGCCGGCATGCACGTGCGCGTCGCCTCGCCCGAGGAGTTCAGCCCCGCGGATGCCGTGGTCGCCGACGCCGACCGGCGGGCGGCCGAGACGGGCGGCTCGGTGACGATCTTCACCGACCCCGTCGAGGCGGTCGCGGGCGCCGACGTCGTCGTCACCGACACCTGGGTGTCGATGGGCAAGGAGGAGGAGAAGGCGCACCGCGTCGCCACCTTCGGCGGCTACCAGGTCACCGAGGAGCTCATGGCGACGGCGAAGGCCGACGCGATCTTCCTGCACTGCCTCCCGGCCGACCGCGGCTACGAGGTGGCGCCGGAGGTCATCGACGGTCCGCAGAGCGTCATCTGGGACGAGGCGGAGAACCGCCTGCACGCCCAGAAGGCGCTGCTCGTGTGGCTGCTGGAGCGCGCCGGCTAG
- the argB gene encoding acetylglutamate kinase → MSNAQPLDELDERTRDAAVKADTLIQSLPWLLRFAGRIVVVKFGGNAMVDAGLQRAFAEDMVYLRSVGLKPVVVHGGGPQISAMLDRLGIPSEFRGGYRVTTPEAMEVVRMVLTGQVSRELVTLINQHGPLASAISGEDAGLFQARRRGAVVDGEVVDIGLVGDVVQVDPAAVLAEIDAGRIPVVSSIAPDADVPGQSLNVNADSAAAALAVALGAEKLVVLTDVAGLYRDWPNRDSLVSQITRDELAGLLPGLESGMIPKMAACLEAVDGGVAKAAIIDGRRPHSILLEIFTDAGIGTEVVPA, encoded by the coding sequence ATGAGCAACGCACAGCCCCTCGACGAGCTCGACGAACGCACGCGCGACGCCGCCGTCAAGGCCGACACCCTCATCCAGTCCCTGCCGTGGCTGCTGCGCTTCGCGGGCCGCATCGTCGTCGTCAAGTTCGGCGGCAACGCCATGGTCGACGCCGGGCTGCAGCGGGCCTTCGCGGAGGACATGGTCTACCTGCGCTCCGTCGGCCTCAAGCCCGTCGTCGTGCACGGCGGGGGGCCGCAGATCTCGGCCATGCTCGACCGGCTCGGCATCCCGAGCGAGTTCCGCGGCGGCTACCGGGTGACCACCCCCGAGGCCATGGAGGTCGTGCGGATGGTGCTCACCGGCCAGGTGAGCCGCGAGCTCGTCACGCTCATCAACCAGCACGGCCCGCTCGCCTCGGCGATCTCCGGCGAGGACGCGGGGCTCTTCCAGGCGCGCAGGCGCGGTGCCGTCGTCGACGGTGAGGTCGTCGACATCGGGCTCGTCGGCGACGTCGTGCAGGTCGACCCGGCCGCCGTGCTGGCGGAGATCGACGCGGGCCGCATCCCCGTGGTCTCCTCGATCGCCCCGGATGCCGACGTGCCCGGGCAGTCGCTCAACGTCAACGCCGACTCGGCCGCCGCCGCGCTCGCGGTGGCGCTCGGCGCCGAGAAGCTCGTCGTGCTGACGGACGTCGCGGGGCTCTACCGCGACTGGCCGAACCGCGACTCGCTCGTCTCGCAGATCACCCGCGACGAGCTCGCCGGGCTGCTGCCCGGCCTCGAGTCGGGCATGATCCCCAAGATGGCGGCGTGCCTCGAGGCGGTCGACGGGGGAGTGGCGAAGGCGGCCATCATCGACGGCCGGCGCCCCCACTCGATCCTGCTCGAGATCTTCACCGACGCCGGCATCGGCACCGAGGTGGTGCCCGCATGA
- a CDS encoding DUF6264 family protein, giving the protein MSEPNSPSVPPVPPAAAGAAPKYGEFAPVEQTTPEAPAAPAAPVAPGYPAAPEAPAGPTPGIPAAPGQPVMYTGEPAAAAPGYPQPAYPQPGNAQPGYAQPVYGQPGFGGEAAPKRRTWDVVLTIVLLVLGLGGMLIGLLYGVLLPMVFQQLYTQYGLGDFVDDGSLSGYSLIIVISHIALYLLAVGLGILLLVKRKVAFYVPLVAGVIAAIVFWGAIIAAMLNDPALSGYLTSGGY; this is encoded by the coding sequence ATGTCTGAGCCGAACTCGCCATCCGTCCCCCCCGTTCCGCCCGCCGCCGCGGGTGCAGCGCCGAAGTACGGGGAGTTCGCGCCCGTCGAGCAGACGACTCCCGAGGCGCCGGCCGCTCCCGCGGCGCCGGTCGCGCCGGGCTACCCCGCGGCACCCGAGGCGCCCGCGGGCCCGACGCCGGGCATCCCCGCGGCCCCCGGACAGCCCGTGATGTACACGGGCGAGCCCGCTGCCGCCGCCCCCGGCTACCCCCAGCCCGCGTATCCGCAGCCCGGCAACGCTCAGCCCGGCTACGCCCAGCCGGTCTACGGTCAGCCCGGGTTCGGCGGCGAGGCGGCCCCCAAGCGACGTACCTGGGATGTCGTGCTCACGATCGTGCTGCTCGTGCTGGGTCTCGGCGGCATGCTCATCGGCCTGCTCTACGGCGTGCTGCTGCCGATGGTCTTCCAGCAGCTCTACACGCAGTACGGGCTGGGCGACTTCGTCGACGACGGCTCGCTCAGCGGCTACTCGCTCATCATCGTGATCAGTCACATCGCCCTCTATCTGCTCGCCGTCGGTCTCGGGATCCTGCTGCTCGTCAAGCGCAAGGTCGCGTTCTACGTGCCGCTCGTCGCCGGCGTCATCGCCGCGATCGTCTTCTGGGGCGCGATCATCGCGGCCATGCTCAACGACCCGGCGCTCTCGGGGTACCTCACGAGCGGCGGCTACTAG
- the pheT gene encoding phenylalanine--tRNA ligase subunit beta, protein MRVPISWLGEWVDLPEDVTLEHLHAALVKVGLEEEGTHGFPLTGPIVVGRVISAEPEPQSNGKTINWCQVDVGEAEPRGIVCGAHNFAPGDKVVVTLPGAVLPGPFAIAARKTYGHVSDGMIASSRELGLGDEHDGILRLAELGLDPEVGTDAIALLGLDDAAVEVNVTPDRGYAFSIRGIAREYSHSTGAAFRDPAASIEAPAASGYPLEITDTAPVRGRAGCSVFSVRVVRGIDPTRPTPPWMASRLRLAGIRSISLAVDISNYVMLELGAPNHSYDLAKVDAGGLVVRRATAGEQLETLDGKLRTLDAADLVVADAQRALGLAGVMGGAYSELSDATTDVLVEAAIWDPVTIARSVRRHKLPSEAAKRYERGVDPALASLATARVAQLLVELAGGTLDTLGALYDASAAPAPIRLPLGKAAAVIGVPYTREEVVGTLELIGATVAAEGDELVVTPPSWRPDLVDDVSLVEEVARITGYDRIPAQLPIAPAGRGLTGAQSARRRVAQTLAAAGATEVLSYPFVADAVAERFTPGAASVRLQNALDAQVSLLRRSLLPGLVETAHRNLARGLTDLALFELGTVFLPEQGVAYGTDFIPLGAERPGDDTLARLGAGIPPQSRRVAGLFLGEALPKQPGAAAVAAGIGDALDAVQQLALALGVEIRPVQGAHPALHPGRTAELRVGEVVVGHAGELLPAIAAESDLPRVVGVYELDLDELVRLGDRDRVATPIGTLPAATQDLSLVVDATVPAGAVRDAVAEGAGELLEHLRLVDDYRGPGVPEGGKSLTFALRFRAADRTLTAAEATEAKLAGLALAAERFGATLRE, encoded by the coding sequence ATGCGCGTCCCGATCAGCTGGCTCGGCGAATGGGTCGATCTTCCGGAGGACGTCACCCTCGAGCACCTGCACGCGGCGCTCGTGAAGGTGGGCCTCGAGGAGGAGGGCACCCACGGCTTCCCGCTCACCGGGCCCATCGTCGTCGGGCGGGTGATCTCGGCGGAGCCCGAGCCGCAGTCCAACGGCAAGACCATCAACTGGTGCCAGGTGGACGTCGGCGAGGCGGAGCCCCGCGGGATCGTGTGCGGCGCCCACAACTTCGCACCCGGCGACAAGGTCGTGGTGACGCTGCCGGGCGCCGTGCTGCCGGGCCCGTTCGCGATCGCCGCCCGCAAGACCTACGGCCACGTCTCGGACGGCATGATCGCCTCCTCGCGCGAGCTCGGCCTCGGCGACGAGCACGACGGCATCCTGCGGCTCGCCGAACTCGGGCTCGACCCCGAGGTCGGCACGGATGCGATCGCGCTGCTCGGGCTCGACGACGCGGCCGTCGAGGTCAACGTCACGCCCGACCGCGGCTACGCCTTCTCGATCCGCGGCATCGCCCGCGAGTACTCCCACTCGACGGGCGCGGCCTTCCGCGACCCGGCCGCCTCGATCGAGGCGCCCGCGGCATCCGGCTACCCGCTCGAGATCACCGACACGGCGCCCGTCCGCGGCCGCGCCGGCTGCTCGGTGTTCTCGGTGCGCGTCGTGCGCGGCATCGACCCGACCCGGCCCACCCCGCCGTGGATGGCGTCGCGCCTGCGCCTCGCCGGCATCCGCTCCATCTCGCTCGCCGTCGACATCTCGAACTACGTCATGCTCGAGCTCGGCGCGCCCAACCACTCCTACGACCTCGCCAAGGTCGACGCGGGTGGGCTCGTCGTGCGGCGTGCGACCGCGGGGGAGCAGCTCGAGACGCTCGACGGCAAGCTGCGCACCCTGGATGCGGCCGATCTCGTGGTCGCCGACGCGCAGCGCGCACTCGGCCTCGCGGGCGTCATGGGCGGCGCGTACTCCGAGCTCTCGGATGCCACCACCGACGTGCTCGTCGAGGCGGCGATCTGGGATCCCGTGACGATCGCGCGCAGCGTCCGCCGCCACAAGCTGCCGAGCGAGGCCGCGAAGCGGTACGAGCGCGGCGTCGATCCGGCGCTCGCGAGCCTCGCCACGGCGCGCGTCGCGCAGCTGCTCGTCGAGCTCGCGGGGGGCACCCTCGACACGCTCGGCGCCCTGTACGACGCGTCGGCGGCTCCCGCGCCCATCCGCCTTCCGCTCGGCAAGGCGGCGGCCGTCATCGGCGTGCCGTACACGCGCGAGGAGGTCGTCGGCACCCTCGAGCTCATCGGCGCGACGGTCGCGGCGGAGGGCGACGAGCTCGTCGTCACACCGCCGAGCTGGCGCCCCGACCTCGTCGACGACGTCTCGCTCGTCGAGGAGGTCGCCCGCATCACGGGCTACGACCGCATCCCCGCCCAGCTGCCGATCGCCCCCGCCGGCCGCGGACTCACGGGGGCGCAGTCCGCCCGCCGTCGCGTCGCGCAGACGCTCGCCGCGGCCGGGGCGACCGAGGTGCTGAGCTACCCCTTCGTCGCGGATGCCGTGGCCGAGCGGTTCACGCCGGGTGCCGCGTCCGTGCGCCTGCAGAACGCGCTCGACGCCCAGGTGTCGCTGCTGCGCCGCAGCCTGCTGCCGGGTCTCGTCGAGACCGCGCACCGCAACCTCGCCCGCGGGCTCACCGACCTCGCGCTCTTCGAGCTCGGCACCGTGTTCCTCCCCGAGCAGGGCGTCGCCTACGGCACCGACTTCATCCCGCTCGGCGCCGAGCGCCCGGGCGACGACACGCTCGCGCGTCTGGGCGCGGGCATCCCGCCGCAGTCGCGTCGCGTCGCGGGTCTGTTCCTCGGCGAGGCGCTGCCCAAGCAGCCCGGCGCCGCGGCCGTCGCCGCGGGGATCGGCGACGCGCTCGACGCGGTGCAGCAGCTCGCGCTCGCCCTCGGCGTCGAGATCCGCCCCGTGCAGGGCGCGCATCCGGCGCTGCACCCCGGTCGCACGGCCGAACTGCGGGTCGGGGAGGTCGTGGTCGGCCACGCGGGCGAACTGCTGCCGGCGATCGCCGCCGAGTCCGACCTGCCGCGCGTCGTCGGGGTCTACGAACTCGACCTCGACGAGCTCGTGCGGCTCGGCGACCGCGACCGCGTCGCGACGCCCATCGGCACGCTGCCGGCCGCGACCCAGGACCTCTCGCTCGTCGTCGACGCGACGGTGCCGGCGGGGGCCGTACGGGATGCCGTGGCCGAGGGTGCGGGGGAGCTGCTCGAGCACCTCCGCCTCGTCGACGACTACCGCGGGCCAGGCGTGCCGGAGGGCGGCAAGTCGCTCACCTTCGCCCTGCGCTTCCGCGCGGCGGACCGCACGCTCACCGCCGCCGAGGCCACCGAGGCGAAGCTCGCCGGCCTCGCGCTCGCGGCCGAGCGCTTCGGCGCGACGCTGCGCGAGTAG
- a CDS encoding DUF937 domain-containing protein, whose translation MAGFDELLAQIPIADIARQLGVDPNDAEDAVQKVLPGLVGGLEANAQDPAGAASLQQALAQHSTRPRLKSVDEIDTADGAKIVGHVFGGNTDQVASRLADSSSKSGVTGDLIQKVLPIVAPIVLGWIATKFSGSDGSASAGSDGAGGLGDLLGGLLGGGGGGSGASDGGLGDLLGGLLGGGSR comes from the coding sequence ATGGCCGGATTCGATGAACTGCTCGCTCAGATCCCGATCGCCGACATCGCGCGACAGCTGGGTGTCGATCCGAACGACGCCGAGGACGCCGTGCAGAAGGTGCTCCCCGGGCTCGTGGGCGGTCTCGAGGCGAACGCGCAGGACCCCGCGGGGGCCGCCTCCCTCCAACAGGCGCTCGCGCAGCACAGCACGCGGCCGAGGCTGAAGTCGGTCGACGAGATCGACACCGCCGACGGCGCCAAGATCGTCGGGCACGTGTTCGGCGGCAACACCGACCAGGTCGCCTCGCGACTCGCCGACTCCTCCTCGAAGTCGGGCGTGACGGGCGACCTCATCCAGAAGGTGCTGCCGATCGTCGCACCCATCGTGCTCGGCTGGATCGCGACCAAGTTCTCGGGATCCGACGGCTCGGCCTCGGCCGGGTCGGACGGCGCGGGTGGGCTCGGCGATCTGCTGGGCGGCCTCCTCGGCGGAGGAGGCGGCGGCTCGGGCGCCTCCGACGGAGGGCTCGGCGACCTGCTGGGCGGACTGCTCGGCGGCGGTTCGCGCTAG
- the argC gene encoding N-acetyl-gamma-glutamyl-phosphate reductase: MPISVAVAGASGYAGGELLRLLANHPEFEIRVVTAHQNAGSPLGAVHPHLRSLAELVLQPTEARVLAEADVVFLALPHGASGAVTAQLPDDVLAVDCGADHRLTDEDAWAAFYGGEYHGAWSYGLPELLLDGGAAKQRDTLAGVTRIAVPGCNVTAITLGLAPGVAAGVVEADDLVSVLAVGTSGAGKSLRPDLLASEIMGSASAYAVGGTHRHTPEIVQNLTAAGGAGVSISFTPVLVPMSRGILATSTARLASGVSAAEVREAWQVAYADEPFVHVLPAGSFPRTSDTLGANTALMGLAVDENAGRVVVVSAIDNLVKGTAGAAIQSANLALGLPETLGLPLNGVAP, encoded by the coding sequence ATGCCCATCTCCGTCGCCGTCGCCGGCGCGAGCGGATACGCGGGGGGCGAGCTGCTGCGGCTGCTCGCGAACCACCCCGAGTTCGAGATCCGCGTCGTCACCGCCCACCAGAACGCGGGCTCCCCGCTCGGGGCGGTGCACCCGCACCTGAGGAGCCTCGCCGAGCTCGTGCTCCAGCCGACCGAGGCCCGCGTGCTCGCCGAGGCGGACGTCGTCTTCCTCGCCCTGCCGCACGGCGCGTCCGGCGCCGTCACGGCACAGCTGCCCGACGACGTGCTCGCCGTCGACTGCGGCGCCGACCACCGCCTCACCGACGAGGACGCCTGGGCCGCCTTCTACGGCGGCGAGTACCACGGGGCCTGGAGCTACGGGCTGCCCGAGCTGCTGCTCGACGGCGGCGCGGCGAAGCAGCGCGACACCCTCGCGGGCGTCACCCGGATCGCGGTACCCGGCTGCAACGTCACCGCCATCACCCTCGGCCTCGCACCCGGCGTCGCCGCGGGCGTCGTCGAGGCGGACGACCTCGTCTCGGTGCTCGCGGTCGGCACCTCGGGGGCGGGCAAGTCGCTCCGCCCCGACCTGCTCGCGAGCGAGATCATGGGCTCGGCCTCCGCGTATGCCGTGGGCGGCACGCATCGGCACACGCCCGAGATCGTGCAGAACCTGACCGCGGCGGGCGGTGCCGGCGTCTCCATCTCGTTCACGCCCGTGCTCGTGCCGATGTCGCGCGGCATCCTCGCGACCTCCACGGCGCGGCTCGCGTCGGGCGTCTCCGCCGCCGAGGTCCGGGAGGCCTGGCAGGTCGCCTATGCCGACGAGCCGTTCGTACATGTGCTGCCGGCGGGCTCGTTCCCGCGTACGAGCGACACCCTCGGAGCCAACACGGCGCTCATGGGCCTCGCGGTCGACGAGAACGCCGGTCGGGTCGTCGTCGTGTCGGCGATCGACAACCTCGTCAAGGGCACCGCGGGTGCCGCCATCCAGTCCGCCAACCTCGCGCTCGGGCTCCCCGAGACGCTCGGCCTTCCCCTGAACGGAGTCGCCCCGTGA
- a CDS encoding DUF2252 domain-containing protein: MSLTQLDGVDMASGAALREAGRARRASVPRSAHAEYHPHGGRDPLGIVEDQNVDRVPELIGLRTSRMRESAFAFYRGTAAIQAADLAHEVVTGADVVVSGDAHLSNFGFYRSPQRSLVFDMNDFDEAAVAPWEWDVKRLVASVVVAARALGGSPVQAEAAAVAAAEAYRGALRRLDALPALERFYRRIDLDAGVAPPRSLRPVVREARRAAKRRTASRVIARTTVQGEDGRRRFVEDPPVSSHVAQELRDVVERLFQEYLLTVRADVALLFQHYRIDDLVRRVVGVGSVGTRCYIIALSGPDGEPLVMQVKQAGQAVAYQYGGMPGESMPGMREERAIAEHGYRVVSGQRILQAVSDPFLGHLENDGRAFYVRQFRDGNSSVAVDTLDEDGFVWYARACGMVLARGHAQSPAAPYIAGYLGGGDAFDRAVARWGAAYADQAEADHAAFDEAARDGRFPV; encoded by the coding sequence ATGAGCCTCACCCAGCTGGACGGCGTCGACATGGCGTCGGGCGCCGCGCTCCGCGAAGCCGGTCGGGCGCGGCGGGCGTCGGTTCCGCGTTCCGCGCACGCCGAGTACCACCCGCACGGCGGCCGGGATCCGCTCGGCATCGTCGAGGACCAGAACGTCGACCGGGTTCCCGAGCTCATCGGGCTGCGCACCTCGCGGATGCGGGAGAGCGCGTTCGCCTTCTACCGCGGCACCGCCGCCATCCAGGCGGCCGACCTCGCCCACGAGGTCGTGACGGGCGCCGACGTCGTCGTCTCGGGCGACGCGCACCTGTCGAACTTCGGCTTCTACCGCTCCCCGCAGCGCAGCCTCGTCTTCGACATGAACGACTTCGACGAGGCCGCGGTCGCCCCGTGGGAGTGGGACGTCAAGCGCCTCGTCGCGAGCGTCGTCGTCGCGGCACGCGCCCTCGGCGGCTCGCCCGTACAGGCGGAGGCGGCCGCCGTCGCCGCGGCGGAGGCCTACCGGGGAGCGCTCCGCCGCCTCGACGCGCTGCCCGCGCTCGAGCGCTTCTACCGGCGCATCGACCTCGACGCGGGCGTCGCGCCTCCGCGGAGCCTCCGCCCCGTCGTGCGCGAGGCGCGTCGCGCGGCGAAGCGCCGCACGGCATCCCGCGTCATCGCGCGCACCACGGTGCAGGGCGAGGATGGCCGCCGGCGCTTCGTCGAGGATCCACCGGTGTCGAGTCACGTCGCCCAGGAGCTCCGCGACGTCGTCGAGCGTCTCTTCCAGGAGTACCTGCTCACGGTGCGCGCCGATGTCGCGCTGCTGTTCCAGCACTACCGCATCGACGACCTCGTGCGACGGGTGGTCGGCGTCGGCAGCGTCGGCACGCGGTGCTACATCATCGCCCTCTCCGGCCCCGACGGCGAACCGCTCGTCATGCAGGTCAAGCAGGCCGGGCAGGCGGTCGCCTACCAGTACGGGGGGATGCCGGGGGAGTCGATGCCGGGGATGCGCGAGGAGCGCGCGATCGCCGAGCACGGCTACCGCGTCGTGAGCGGGCAGCGCATCCTGCAGGCGGTCTCCGACCCCTTCCTCGGCCACCTCGAGAACGACGGGCGGGCGTTCTACGTGCGGCAGTTCCGCGACGGCAACTCCTCGGTCGCGGTCGACACGCTCGACGAGGACGGCTTCGTCTGGTACGCCCGCGCGTGCGGCATGGTGCTCGCCCGCGGGCACGCGCAGAGTCCCGCCGCCCCGTACATCGCCGGCTACCTCGGCGGCGGCGACGCCTTCGACCGCGCGGTCGCGCGCTGGGGCGCCGCCTATGCGGACCAGGCGGAGGCCGATCACGCCGCCTTCGACGAGGCGGCCCGCGATGGCCGTTTCCCGGTGTAG
- a CDS encoding acetylornithine transaminase, whose protein sequence is MTATEDSRDTFSRVMMKSAPAPLAVLARGEGARVWDVEGNDYLDFLAGIAVNALGHAHPAFTEAVSRQAATLAHVSNYFATEPQLELAERLTRLTGGDRVFLCNSGAEAIEAAVKLARLTGRPRILALENSFHGRTMGSLSLTGKPALRGPFEPLLPGVDHIPSTIEALEAALAPGDVAALVVEPIKGEAGVVELPEGYLAAARELTARHGTLLVLDEIQTGAGRTGDWFAFQHEGIVPDAVALAKGIGGGFPIGALVTFGAASELFGPGHHGSTFGGNPLAAATANAVLGEIESAGLVENARTRGAELRARIELIGSPLVTDIQGRGLLLGIGLTEPVAGIVARRALELGLIVNAANEHRIRLAPPLIIGDDELHEFTRKFTEALELPHTDPGDHA, encoded by the coding sequence ATGACCGCCACCGAGGACTCTCGCGACACCTTCTCGCGGGTCATGATGAAGTCCGCGCCCGCGCCGCTCGCGGTGCTCGCCCGCGGCGAGGGCGCGCGCGTCTGGGACGTCGAGGGCAACGACTACCTCGACTTCCTCGCGGGCATCGCCGTCAACGCCCTCGGCCACGCGCACCCGGCGTTCACGGAGGCCGTGAGCCGGCAGGCGGCGACGCTCGCCCACGTCTCCAACTACTTCGCGACCGAGCCGCAGCTCGAGCTCGCCGAGCGCCTCACCCGGCTCACGGGCGGCGACCGGGTGTTCCTGTGCAATTCAGGCGCCGAGGCGATCGAGGCGGCCGTCAAGCTCGCCCGGCTCACCGGCAGACCGCGCATCCTGGCGCTCGAGAACTCCTTCCACGGCCGCACCATGGGCTCGCTGAGCCTCACGGGCAAGCCCGCCCTCCGCGGCCCCTTCGAGCCGCTGCTGCCCGGTGTCGACCACATCCCCTCGACGATCGAGGCGCTCGAGGCGGCGCTCGCGCCGGGCGACGTCGCGGCGCTCGTCGTGGAGCCCATCAAGGGCGAGGCGGGCGTCGTCGAGCTGCCCGAGGGCTACCTGGCCGCGGCGCGGGAGCTCACCGCGCGGCACGGCACGCTCCTCGTCCTCGACGAGATCCAGACCGGCGCCGGCCGCACGGGCGACTGGTTCGCCTTCCAGCACGAGGGGATCGTGCCGGATGCCGTGGCGCTCGCCAAGGGCATCGGCGGCGGCTTCCCGATCGGCGCGCTCGTGACCTTCGGGGCGGCATCCGAGCTGTTCGGCCCCGGTCACCACGGTTCGACCTTCGGCGGCAACCCGCTCGCCGCGGCGACCGCGAACGCGGTGCTCGGCGAGATCGAGAGCGCCGGGCTCGTCGAGAACGCCCGCACCCGCGGCGCCGAGCTGCGTGCGCGCATCGAGCTCATCGGCTCACCGCTCGTGACCGACATCCAGGGCCGCGGGCTCCTGCTCGGCATCGGCCTCACGGAGCCGGTCGCGGGCATCGTCGCCCGGCGCGCCCTCGAGCTCGGCCTCATCGTCAACGCCGCGAACGAGCACCGCATCCGGCTCGCCCCGCCGCTCATCATCGGCGACGACGAGCTGCACGAGTTCACCCGCAAGTTCACCGAAGCCCTCGAGCTTCCGCACACCGACCCCGGAGACCACGCATGA
- the argJ gene encoding bifunctional glutamate N-acetyltransferase/amino-acid acetyltransferase ArgJ, with product MSVTAASGFTAAGIAAGLKGFEKRDLALVVNEGPLRSAAAVFTSNRAKANPIIWSEQVIADGTVSAIVLNSGGANCFTGAEGFQTTHVTAEAVGEALGVSAGDVLVCSTGLIGEQLDRAKLVDGAHLAAVERSEKGGADAAEAIMTTDSKPKTAVVRQGGWTIGGMAKGAGMLAPGLATMLVVITTDAVLLPAELDAALREATRVSFDRLDSDGCMSTNDQVTLLASGASGYEPEQHAFTAALVELCQDLARQLQADAEGASHDIAIEVVGAASEDDAVEVGRAVARSNLFKAAVFGNDPNWGRVLAAIGTTDAAFDPYQVDVSMNGVRVCSAGGPDRPRTEVDLRPRAVHVLIDLHAGGEQATVLTNDLTHDYVHENSAYAS from the coding sequence GTGAGCGTCACCGCCGCATCCGGTTTCACCGCGGCCGGCATCGCCGCCGGCCTCAAGGGCTTCGAGAAGCGCGACCTCGCGCTCGTCGTCAACGAGGGCCCGCTGCGCAGCGCCGCGGCCGTCTTCACGAGCAACCGTGCGAAGGCGAACCCGATCATCTGGTCGGAGCAGGTCATCGCCGACGGCACGGTGAGCGCCATCGTGCTCAACTCGGGGGGCGCCAACTGCTTCACGGGGGCGGAGGGCTTCCAGACCACCCACGTCACGGCGGAGGCCGTCGGCGAGGCGCTCGGCGTCTCAGCGGGCGACGTGCTCGTGTGCTCCACGGGGCTCATCGGCGAGCAGCTCGACCGCGCCAAGCTCGTCGACGGCGCGCACCTCGCGGCCGTCGAGCGCAGCGAGAAGGGCGGCGCGGATGCCGCCGAGGCGATCATGACGACCGACTCGAAGCCCAAGACCGCGGTCGTGCGGCAGGGCGGCTGGACGATCGGCGGCATGGCGAAGGGCGCGGGCATGCTCGCACCGGGGCTCGCGACGATGCTCGTGGTCATCACGACGGATGCCGTGCTGCTGCCCGCCGAGCTCGACGCGGCCTTGCGCGAGGCCACCCGGGTGAGCTTCGACCGCCTCGACTCGGACGGCTGCATGTCGACCAACGACCAGGTCACCCTGCTCGCGAGCGGCGCATCCGGCTACGAGCCCGAGCAGCACGCCTTCACGGCCGCGCTCGTCGAGCTGTGCCAGGACCTCGCCCGCCAGCTGCAGGCGGACGCCGAGGGAGCGAGCCACGACATCGCGATCGAGGTCGTGGGCGCGGCGAGCGAGGACGACGCCGTCGAGGTGGGGCGCGCCGTCGCCCGCAGCAACCTCTTCAAGGCGGCCGTGTTCGGCAACGACCCCAACTGGGGCCGGGTGCTCGCCGCGATCGGCACGACCGACGCCGCCTTCGACCCCTACCAGGTCGACGTGTCGATGAACGGCGTGCGCGTCTGCAGCGCGGGCGGCCCCGACCGCCCCCGCACCGAGGTCGACCTGCGCCCGCGGGCCGTCCACGTGCTCATCGACCTGCACGCCGGTGGCGAGCAGGCCACCGTGCTCACCAACGACCTCACCCACGACTACGTCCACGAGAACAGCGCCTACGCCTCATGA